One window of Fusobacterium pseudoperiodonticum genomic DNA carries:
- a CDS encoding VirB3 family type IV secretion system protein: MENELDLRERICRAFTTDITVAGGAREAVIANFFLALILIFSTDSGLVILSVIIVFTFSHGYIVYLTKKDTKFFKVFKSHLKFKDYYY; encoded by the coding sequence ATGGAAAATGAGTTAGATTTAAGAGAAAGAATTTGTAGAGCTTTCACAACTGATATCACTGTAGCTGGTGGAGCAAGGGAAGCTGTCATTGCAAATTTTTTCTTAGCACTTATTCTTATCTTTTCAACAGATAGTGGGCTAGTAATATTATCAGTGATTATAGTTTTTACTTTTTCACATGGTTATATAGTTTATCTTACAAAGAAAGATACAAAATTTTTTAAAGTATTTAAAAGTCATTTAAAATTTAAAGATTATTATTACTAA